The sequence below is a genomic window from Nostoc flagelliforme CCNUN1.
TTTTGCGAGATATTTTGTTGCAAAAGTCAGCCCCCGCCCTGAAAGAACCAGGTAGTGAGGTTTGGCGAGAAGTCGTAGATGCGACTGTTTTATTAGCTGGGGTAGTTGGAGGACTGGGAGGGGCGCAGTGTCGCACAGTTGCGGCCCATGCCGTGCATAATGGTTTAACGCACATTTCAGGGCATGGCAGTATTCATGGCGAAAAAGTTGCTTTTGGAATTTTGGTGCAACTGCGTTTAGAAGAAATGCTACAAGGCAATCAACTAGCAGCATCAGCACGGCAACAGTTGTTAAAGTTCTACACAGAAATTGGACTGCCCCAAAAATTAAGTGATCTGGGATTGGGCAATATTACATTAGGCGAGTTGCAAACAGCCGCCGAAATTGCCCTAGTTCCTAATTCTGACATCCACCGACTACCGTTTAAAGTCGCGCCAGAACAGTTAATGGCGGCAATGGTTTCCACCACTGCACCCATAGATAGTAAAGATATGAATCGAGTTTCACCCAAGGGAATCAGTGACGAGGTTGAAGCATGAGTTTAAATTGGATTGTCCCAGCAGAACGTATACAAAAACTACCGCCCTATGTATTTGCCCGTTTAGATGAACTAAAAGCTAAAGCGCGGGAACAAGGGTTAGATTTAATTGATTTGGGTATGGGAAACCCCGATGGTGCAACGCCAGCACCAGTTGTAGAAGCTGCGATCGCAGCCTTGAAAGATCCCGCCAATCACGGTTATCCTCCTTTTGAAGGCACTGCTAGTTTCCGCCGGGCGATCACCAACTGGTATGATCGCCGTTATGGTGTGGTTCTCGATCCTGATAGCGAAGCTTTACCGCTACTCGGTTCTAAAGAAGGTTTAACTCATTTAGCACTTGCCTACGTTAACCCTGGCGATTTAGTTCTAGTTCCTTCCCCAGCTTATCCTGCACATTTTCGGGGGCCAGCGATCGCAGGCGGGAAAATTCACAGCTTGATCCTCAAACCAGAAAATGACTGGTTAATTGATTTAGCTGCAATTCCTGACGAGGTTGCAAGACAAGCCAAAATTCTCTATTTCAACTATCCCAGCAATCCCACTGCTGCCACAGCACCCCGCGAATTTTTTGAAGAAATCGTCGCCTTCGCCCGCAAATATGAAATTTTGCTGGTGCATGATTTGTGCTATGCCGAGTTAGCTTTTGATGGTTATCAACCCACTAGCTTGCTAGAAATTCCCGGCGCGAAAGAAATTGGTGTAGAATTTCACACCTTATCTAAAACCTACAATATGGCTGGTTGGCGTGTTGGGTTTGTGGTGGGTAATCGCCATGTAATTCAAGGTTTACGGACGTTGAAAACTAACTTGGATTACGGCATTTTTGCAGCATTACAAACAGCAGCCGAAACCGCTTTGCAACTGCCAGATGTGTATTTACATGAAGTACAACAACGCTACCGTACCCGCCGCGATTTCCTGATTCAAGGGTTAGGAGAGTTGGGTTGGGATATCCCCAAAACCAAGGCGACTATGTATCTTTGGGTGAAGTGTCCTGTGGGTATGGGTTCCACGGACTTTGCCTTGAATGTGTTACAGCAAACTGGCGTTGTTCTTACCCCAGGTAATGCCTTTGGGGTTGCAGGTGAAGGTTATGTCAGGATCAGCTTGATTGCCGACTGCGATCGCTTGGGTGAAGCTTTACATCGCTTTAAGCAAGCTGGTATCCGCTATCAACCTGAAGCAGTAGTCTCTGCTTCACAATAAAGATAGTATAACCTTGTCAACTTTTTTTAAATACAGGGTGCCCAAGTGCCTACCAGAGGCGTGAAATTACAAAAATCGCTGACGCATTGCTGGCGAGAGGCTTTAGCAGAAGGAATTGGCACCTTTATTTTAGTGTTTGCCGGGACTGGTGCAGTCATGGTGAACTCGATTAGTGGTGGCAGTGTAACGCATATTGGTATCAGTTTTGTATTTGGTGCAGTCGTTACTGCGTTAATTTACGGTATTGGCCATCTGAGCGGCGCACACTTCAATCCTGCGGTGACTTTGGCATTTTGGACGAGTGGTTTTTTTCCAAAACGGCGAGTATTGCCGTATATTTTGGCACAATTATTGGGTGCGCTCGCAGCTTCAGCTTTACTACTAATTAGTTTGGGGCGAGTTGCGAATTTAGGGGCGACTCTACCACTGAAGGGGAATTGGTTGCAATCTTTGGTGTTAGAGTTCGTTCTCACCTTTATTTTGATGTTTGTAATTTTGGGTTCTGGATTAGATCGCCGCGCCCATATTGGCTTTGCTGGGTTAGCGATCGGGTTGACGGTAGGGATGGAAGCAGCATTTATGGGGCCAATTACAGGTGCAAGTATGAATCCGGCGCGTTCTTTAGGCCCGGCTTTGGTGGGAGGAATTTGGCAGCATCATTGGGTTTATTGGGTTGCACCTATTTTAGGAGCGCAATTAGCAGTAATAGTATATCGGCAACTTTCCAACGGATTTCGTGATTTCCAAGAATAAAAGAGCAATATTTACGGCTAGTTCTAAAAGGGTTGTAAGTTATATCATGTCCGCTTGATTACTTATTAAACCCGAAGAACCCCACCCCGCCAAAGCTATGCTTTGTCTCCCCTCCCGAAGAGCGGGGAGGGGTTGGGGATGGAGTGCAATAACTGTGGGAATCATAACTATTTATGCGGACATGATATTAGTTTTCAGATTGCTACAATTACAAATCAGGTTAGCGATCGCTTGAAGTAACTTAGTTGGTTCCACAGGCTTGGTGATATGCTGCCCAAATCCGGCGGCAATTGCCTGTTGGTAATCAGCCTCAGCTGCGTAAGCGGTAAGAGCGATCGCTGGAATTGTCCCTCCCATCTCTTGTGACATGGCTCTGATTTGACGCATCAGCATATAGCCGTCTACTTCCGGCATTCCAATGTCGCTTAACAGCAGATTTGGCTGGAACTCAGGCATAATTCGTAGTGCTTCCATAGCAGATGCGGTCTGAGTTACTACCGCACCAGACTGCTCCAGAATGAAAGCAATTAACTCTCGCGTATCACGCTCATCATCCACAAGTAGAACTTTCACCCCATTTAGATCAGGCGAATTATCAGGTTGTCTATCAATTTGATGGCTATTGAGATGAATGTTTATTAAAGGTAACATGACTGTAAAAGTTGCTCCCTGTTCTTCGCCCAAACTTTCAGCCTTAACTGTGCCGCCATGTAGCTCTACGATGTGACGAACAATAGCTAATCCTAATCCTAGTCCGCCAAATTTCCTGGTAGTTGCGCTATCAGCTTGTCGGAAGTATTCAAATACGAATGGTAAAAAATCGGGGCTAATTCCCTTACCTGTATCACTGACCCGAAGTTGAGCCTGAGAACCAACAGACTGTAAACTGATTTCTACCTGTCCACCTTGGGGCGTAAACTTAATAGCATTGGAAAGTAGATTCCAGATAACTTGCTGCAAGCGACCGGAATCACCAGTTACTAGGAATTTTGGATCGCACCTTTGGGACGCTGGAAGCGCAACTTGGATTTGGGATTTTAGATTGTCAGGTTGGTTGTTAAAATCGATAGATTCTAAATTTCTGTGAGAATTTTCTAATCCAAAATCGTTCGACTGAGCGTAACCGTTCGCGTAGCGTTCCGCAGGAAAGTCTAAAATAGTAAATCGCAAATTGATAGATTTGGCTTGGGCGGCTAGACGTACAGTTTCTATTGCAGATGCGATCGCAGTTTCTAGATTCACAGGAGCAATATTCAGACTGAGTTTACCTTGCAAAATGCGAGAGACATCCAACAAATCTTCAATTAGTTGAGTCTGAAGCTTGGCATTGCGCTCAATGGTTTGGAGAGCGCGAGTGGTGGTTGCTTCATCATACTTTTTAGTTTGCAGTAACTTCGACCATCCCAGGATCGGGTTTAGCGGTGTGCGAAGTTCGTGGGAAAGAACCGCCAAAAATTCATCTTTGATCCGATTAGCTTGGACTAATTGCTCTTTTTGCTGCTGTAAGGAATCCATCAACTGGGCGCGTTCCAGAGCAACCGCAACCTGATCGGAAGTTGCTTGCAGCAGTGCAATTTCCCCAGAAGTGAAGCGGGTACGGGTGGAACTGGCAAAGGAGAGGACACCAAGCAGCTTTCCCTGAGCAATTAACGGTTGACCTGCATAAGCTGTGATTCCCAAAGCAATAAGGATGTCGGCATTTGGATGAGTAGAGTGCAGCACGTCATTGAGGACGATTTGACGGCGTTCTTCACTTGCTTGGACTGCCTTCTCTGCTTGCTTGCGTTCGCTGATATCTGTGGTGCTGCCAACTAAGCGGACTGGTTTTCCATCACCATCGCGTTGCACCACTATTCCCTGATCCAGTACGTAGATGTACTGCTTATCCTGGTTACGAATGCGATACTCGGCAGCATAGCGATCGCCATTTGCCAAAGCGATCGCCGCATCTTCTTCTACACGTTGCAAATCCTCTGGATGGACAAGCTCACGCCACCAATTACCAGTTGGTTGGGCAATATCGAGGGAATAGCCCAAAATTCGGGTTAAGCCATCGGTTCTTTCAACGGTATCCTGCTCTATATTCCAGTCATAAATGAGACAGTTGACCGCAGCAGATGCTAACTCAAAACGCTCGTTAGCTAATCTCAGGCGTTCCTCTTTCTCCCGCAAAGTTTGTTCTACTTGCTTGCGTTCGCGTAGCGCAGCTTGCTGTTCGCTCAAATCAACAACGAAGCCAATGACCTTTTCTTGAGTATCTCGCACGAGGACAGAACCAATCAAAACGGGAATGCGATCGCCATTTTTGCAGATGTATTCCTTCTCAAAGGGTTTACATACTCCGGTCGTTCTAAGTTCTTCTACTGAACGTTCACTTAAAAGAAGATACTCGTGTGGGGTAATCTCACGCCAGTTCATTTGATTAGCGGCAAAATCTTCTCGCGTATAGCCGACCATCTTCAAAAAAGCATCATTGGCTTCTATGATCGAGCCGTTGTTCATATCAGTTACGATAACTCCAATGATGTTGGATTGTGCCAGTCGGCTAAACCGCATTTCGCTATTTTGCAACAACTTTAGGCTTGTCTCTGCTTTACGTCTGGCAGTTCGCAACTCTGAAGAGAGGGCGGTAATTAAGAAGGATACTAGTGAGAACGTGGTTAATCTTACCAAGACATTCGGGCTGAGGAAATCGAAGGAGTAGACTGGCTCGATCAAAAAATAGAGCGCAGTTGCAACAGAAAGAGCGATCGCTAGTACTCCAAGTCCCATGCCACCATACCAGGCACTAATTGCCACGGCAGCATAAAATAGTGTAAATACGCTCGGATCGAAAACTGGCAACAACAGTCGCGTCAGCAGCAGTGCCGCCATGACCGCCAGAACCATCACGCTGTATGTTAGTAACCAAGAGCGCATCATCAAAATTTTTTCGAGTACTTTGACCATCATCTTAAGAGTCCTCCCGTTGCTCCGCCTTTAGGAGATACTCGTTCAGTAGTCTTTTGCCTGGTTCGCCCATCTTGTGTAACATTTCTTCAATTAGCTTTAGTGCCATCTGTGAAGGCACTGTAGATCCGTTCTCCCAGCGATTAACTGTTCGCAGGGAGACTCCCAACTTGGCTGCAAACTTTTCCTGAGATAGATCGAGCTGCTGCCGAAGTTCACGGATTAAATCTGAAATTTTTAGTGACTTTCCTAGTTCCATAATAGGCAGAGTAGGACAGGTGTCTCGCCATTTGTCTCCAGCTTGAGGAAGAATTTAAACTATCATTAGTTATTATCAATTTCATCTTTTGGCTCAATACCAATATTACTTATCAGCCTTGATTAATTACTGTTCACTGATTTAAGTCCCCACCATACTTCTGATAACTGTTAACTCTTTTAAGGTGGTGCGACAAAAAATTGTTAAGACAAAATAACTGGATCAGCTAACTATAAAATAAAAATTAAATTTTATCAGGTGCGTGATGCCAAAATAGTATTATTATAAACGCTCTGAGAATTTTCAAGGTTCATGCACCGCCAAAAATCTATGGGTGGTGTATTATATATTCATGCGTCATAACCTACTTAATATTATATTTACAAAACATCTGGTTAATTTTACTTCTAAGGTAAGAGCGCAATGTTAAATCTATAAAGCTATAATAAGATTTAAATAAAATTTGTGTTTAATTAATAATATCATTACTTTTGGTTAATCAACACTCTGAAAACCTCCTAAAGACTCAACTAGAAAATGCACCAGTTGAAGACTATATATTTAACTGGTTTGATTGGTTTTGTCTTTGGTATCCTCCAGGCTGGCTAATTATATTTAACCGTCATTGGCAGCACTATCATACCGATTCAGATGGTTGGAATTGGTTTGAATATGGATTATTTTTAATTCCTGGCGGATTTTATCTGGCGCTGTTGAGTCGTTGGTTGCGCCTTGGTTTTCGTTCACCCCGAACAGAAGTTAGTGAATTTGATCCCAAATATCAACAAGCTTTTGGCAAAGAAGTTCTCGCCCCCATCGTCAAATACTATTTTCGTGGAGAATTACAACAAGTCGAAAACTTGCCGCAAACAGGGCCATTGATTGTGGCAATGAACCACGCAGGGATGAGTTTTCCTTGGGATTTCTTGGCCTTGGGTTATCTATTAAGTGAAGCTAGAGGATGGGTGGTACAACCCGTAGCAAATTCAGCATTATTTGAGCATCCTTGGATGATTTGGTGGCTACCACCTAAATGGTCGCAGGTTTTGGGTGGTGTGCGAGCCGAATTAGATGATTATGAAGCAGTTACCGCCCAAGGTAAAATTGTCTTATATGCACCCGAAGGTATCCGCGGCCCTCGGAAAGGTTGGAGGAGACGCTATCAACTAGAAAAGTTTGATGTGAGTTTTGTTAAGTTGAGCGATCGCTATCAAATTCCTATTCTGCCAGTAGTTTGCATCGGTAGTGAATCTTTACATCCTTGGGCTGTTAATGTCAAAAAATTACAACGACTAGTCAAATTACCATTTTTGCCTATCTCGCCTTTAATGCTTGCCTTAATTCTGTTTCCTTCAATGGGAGTTTGGGCAATGAGAACTCGCCTGCATTACTTTATTCAGCCTTTGGAACCAGCAGAATTGCACAACTATTCAAACAAAGGGCATAAAGTAATTTATCGGCAGGCACAACAATTACGAGAAAAACTGCAAATTAAAATTAATCAGTTATTGAAATAAATTTAATCCTACGAGTGGATTTAAGTCAATCTTTGAAAAAAATTAGGAACTTGCAATTTAATAATGTACCAATCATTTATGATTTTTCTGGTTGATATCATAATCAATTATCTGACTGGTACTTTATTTTCATACTATAGCGGTTCCCATTCAGGTGCGGTACAACATTATATCGCGGGGTGTAGGGGCACGGCAGTGCCGTGCCCTTACGGGTGTACTTACGAATTACGAATTATTTAACAAACTCATGCCCCGTTTGCCAGAGTGCTGTAGGAAAAAGAGCTATCTGCAAAGATAAATTTCTCAAAGCCAGTGGTAGAAAGGCTAATGGAGTTTCCATTGTTTTAGCAATGCCTATGCCACTACCGCCGTCCCTGGCCTCGCCCCCGGAGTCGACGCCGGCACCGCTGTTGCCGCCCTTCCCTGTGCCGATGATCGTGTTTTTTCCATCCCCTGCATTCAGTTCGCCACTGTTAGCAATGCCAGTGCCAGTACCGCCGTCGCCGCCTATGCTCCGGTACTTCTCGCCGAAACCCCCGTCGCCACCCTTGCCGCCAGTACCGATACCAGAGATAATGTCTTCTTGATCTCCTGCACTCAGACTGCCACTGTTAGCAATGCCAGTGCCGATACCGCCGTCGCCACCCTCGCCGCCGTCGCCGCCGTCGTCACCCTCGCCGCCGTTGCCACCTTTCTCGCCAGTACCGATGCCAGAAATAGTGTCTTCTTGGTTCCCTGCATTAAGTTTGCCATTGTTACCAATGCCAGTGCCACTACCGCCATTGCCGCCATTGGCGCCGTTGCCGCTAGTACCAGTACTGCCGATATTGCCAACACCCGTGCCCTCAATAGTGTCCTTTCCTGAGCCTGTATTAATCAAACCTGGAGTTAAAATCTCAATTCCAATTGCTACAGATGCATTTAACTGTTCCCCTACTATTGTGTCGGCACTGGCGGCACCGATGAAATTGGGTGGAATGCTTAGTCTAGGCATAATCAAAATCCTCTCAATTCAATTTGGTTAGTACGGTCGGTTTACTGATTCAAAGTTCACAGAAATAAAATGCACGGAAAATATCTACGAACACATCTTTTTTGTCCGAAGTCCAAATTTGCTATTACCCGCTCAATAACATTTTAATAAGCAGATAATAGCAAACAAATTAAAAGGATTATGTGTATGTAAATATACATATAGGACTCCGATTTGATTTTTGAAAAAATACTGAGACTGAAAAGCCCGTTTTATCAGGGTTTTATCTGAAATCTTGTTCAGAAATCAGATATGAGTCCTATATAAGTGAAAATTATATTAAATTAAGTAAAATGTTAAAGTTAATACCTTTTTTTTGATGATTTTTGGGGGATTTCTTGAAAACTCCGATTTTGGTGAATTTGTACGTATCATTTTTTGTAATCAAAAAAGATTAGAAATTTGAATATAAAATTAAAGGTCTTAAAACACCAATTCAGTAATGGACTTCCAAGGAATAAATTACTCAACAAAAATCAAGAGTCCACATTTAAACAATAAGTAAGTGGGTCAAATTAAATATAAAATCTTACCCTGCCTCCGGCTTCTCTATCCGTGAGTTCGGAGAGGGATTGAAGGTGAGGTTTGATCTTATGTTTAATTATGCCTACCTACTTAGTGATGATCGTTAATATTTAGAAGGATTTTATTTTTTTTCAGTTCTTAATAAATAATGCCCATCCTCAGCTGGTTTCTCAAATAAGAACTTTTTTTTACAATTATTAAATTGATTTTTCCATAATAAAATTTCTCAGTATTTGCCCTCTACGTTCTACCTCTTGCTGTTTCACAACAATAAAGTTCTGGCTTTCAAAAAAAGGTTTAGCTGTAATACTAGCTTCTACAAATAACTTTTCAATCTTCAAAGACCTTGCTTTTGATTCAAGCTGTTCTAAAATTTTCTTAGCAATCCCTTTTCTTTGAAAATCTTTATGACAGTAAAAACGGTCAATATGTCCATTAGCCTCTAATTCCCCAAAACCAACAATTTTACCCTGTTCCTCTGCTACATAAGTAAACTTACTTCCTAAACCTTTAATCCAAACGTCAATATCCATATTTGCTGGTGCCCAAGCATCTACTTGTTCTTGTGTGTAATCGTGAATATTCACTTCATGAACAGTGTCGTAGAACAATTTCATAATTTCTTCGGTATCAGCTATTTCGTATATTCTTAATTTCATAAAGAAGGTAATTAATTCATAAATAACTCTACTAGAAATATTATCAGTGCTGGCGGGACTACTTCAGCTTCCCAGTGCAGTCCTTTTGGCTTATAGCAGTTCTCACACAACCCCACCCCCAACCCCCTCCCCGCAAGCGATGAGGGGGCTAAGAAAGATGTACCTTATGTGATTAGGAAAGCTATATACAGCAGAATTTCTTAGATTAAACTTCATGTACACAATCCATATAGTACAAAAATACTAATAACTGCTAAAATGCTTTAGAAGTCAGCTAACCTTGCTTGAGGTAGTATGAAAAAAATTCAAGACACGGACAAAAAGCCCATTTTGCTGTTCCAGCCAACATCTGTAATTACTGCTATAGTGCCACTGCAACCCCAAGAGGAAAAAATCATCAGTGAACGGGAGCGTTTCATAACACAAGTCGAACGCATCAATCAGATGGCGGAAGAGTTAGAAGCAGCGATATTAGAGTTGAAAGCGATCTCTAACACACTGAATACTCAAAAACCTTACCCATTCTTGATAAAGGAGCTGTGCAAAAATATTTGTCAGTATTTCGCAGTTAGGGTGCCTTGGGTAAAAAGAAAGTCTAATGAATCATTTATTTTGACAACGCGAAAAGTTGATTTATTCCGAGCTGAAAGGGAAGCCGCACTGCTAGCACAGCAACTTCGTCAGCAAACCAAAAAAAGATTAGCATCGCAGCGACACAGAAAAAACAATAATGGGGCTAAGGCTGACACAAAACACTTCTTCAAAAAGGTATTAGTCAACAAATCTTAAAATTATCAATATTCAACGGCAGATCACCCCATCAGTTGTAACAGTTATGCTGATTGAAGTGGCAGAAGGAAATTCTTCCTCAAAATTACTTACCACACTGCCATTGCTAATTGCTACCAACTGTGGTAGTAAGTAGGCAAACCTGCCCTAATATTTGCACTTCCGTAAAACCAGAGTGCAACATCAGGGACAATCAATCAGCGCACAGAAGAGGTAAAAAGAAGGTGTTAAAGACACTTTTAGTGATTGCCGTTGGTTTTTTACCGTCCCTGATTTCCCTGTGGGCGATCCGCAAAACCCATGCGCGATCGCGCTTACGGATGAGGCAAGCAGCCATGAATTTTCCAGCGGTGCAGGGACGACA
It includes:
- a CDS encoding aspartate aminotransferase, with the translated sequence MSLNWIVPAERIQKLPPYVFARLDELKAKAREQGLDLIDLGMGNPDGATPAPVVEAAIAALKDPANHGYPPFEGTASFRRAITNWYDRRYGVVLDPDSEALPLLGSKEGLTHLALAYVNPGDLVLVPSPAYPAHFRGPAIAGGKIHSLILKPENDWLIDLAAIPDEVARQAKILYFNYPSNPTAATAPREFFEEIVAFARKYEILLVHDLCYAELAFDGYQPTSLLEIPGAKEIGVEFHTLSKTYNMAGWRVGFVVGNRHVIQGLRTLKTNLDYGIFAALQTAAETALQLPDVYLHEVQQRYRTRRDFLIQGLGELGWDIPKTKATMYLWVKCPVGMGSTDFALNVLQQTGVVLTPGNAFGVAGEGYVRISLIADCDRLGEALHRFKQAGIRYQPEAVVSASQ
- a CDS encoding MIP/aquaporin family protein, whose amino-acid sequence is MKLQKSLTHCWREALAEGIGTFILVFAGTGAVMVNSISGGSVTHIGISFVFGAVVTALIYGIGHLSGAHFNPAVTLAFWTSGFFPKRRVLPYILAQLLGALAASALLLISLGRVANLGATLPLKGNWLQSLVLEFVLTFILMFVILGSGLDRRAHIGFAGLAIGLTVGMEAAFMGPITGASMNPARSLGPALVGGIWQHHWVYWVAPILGAQLAVIVYRQLSNGFRDFQE
- a CDS encoding PAS domain-containing protein → MMVKVLEKILMMRSWLLTYSVMVLAVMAALLLTRLLLPVFDPSVFTLFYAAVAISAWYGGMGLGVLAIALSVATALYFLIEPVYSFDFLSPNVLVRLTTFSLVSFLITALSSELRTARRKAETSLKLLQNSEMRFSRLAQSNIIGVIVTDMNNGSIIEANDAFLKMVGYTREDFAANQMNWREITPHEYLLLSERSVEELRTTGVCKPFEKEYICKNGDRIPVLIGSVLVRDTQEKVIGFVVDLSEQQAALRERKQVEQTLREKEERLRLANERFELASAAVNCLIYDWNIEQDTVERTDGLTRILGYSLDIAQPTGNWWRELVHPEDLQRVEEDAAIALANGDRYAAEYRIRNQDKQYIYVLDQGIVVQRDGDGKPVRLVGSTTDISERKQAEKAVQASEERRQIVLNDVLHSTHPNADILIALGITAYAGQPLIAQGKLLGVLSFASSTRTRFTSGEIALLQATSDQVAVALERAQLMDSLQQQKEQLVQANRIKDEFLAVLSHELRTPLNPILGWSKLLQTKKYDEATTTRALQTIERNAKLQTQLIEDLLDVSRILQGKLSLNIAPVNLETAIASAIETVRLAAQAKSINLRFTILDFPAERYANGYAQSNDFGLENSHRNLESIDFNNQPDNLKSQIQVALPASQRCDPKFLVTGDSGRLQQVIWNLLSNAIKFTPQGGQVEISLQSVGSQAQLRVSDTGKGISPDFLPFVFEYFRQADSATTRKFGGLGLGLAIVRHIVELHGGTVKAESLGEEQGATFTVMLPLINIHLNSHQIDRQPDNSPDLNGVKVLLVDDERDTRELIAFILEQSGAVVTQTASAMEALRIMPEFQPNLLLSDIGMPEVDGYMLMRQIRAMSQEMGGTIPAIALTAYAAEADYQQAIAAGFGQHITKPVEPTKLLQAIANLICNCSNLKTNIMSA
- a CDS encoding helix-turn-helix domain-containing protein, producing MELGKSLKISDLIRELRQQLDLSQEKFAAKLGVSLRTVNRWENGSTVPSQMALKLIEEMLHKMGEPGKRLLNEYLLKAEQREDS
- a CDS encoding 1-acyl-sn-glycerol-3-phosphate acyltransferase — protein: MVNQHSENLLKTQLENAPVEDYIFNWFDWFCLWYPPGWLIIFNRHWQHYHTDSDGWNWFEYGLFLIPGGFYLALLSRWLRLGFRSPRTEVSEFDPKYQQAFGKEVLAPIVKYYFRGELQQVENLPQTGPLIVAMNHAGMSFPWDFLALGYLLSEARGWVVQPVANSALFEHPWMIWWLPPKWSQVLGGVRAELDDYEAVTAQGKIVLYAPEGIRGPRKGWRRRYQLEKFDVSFVKLSDRYQIPILPVVCIGSESLHPWAVNVKKLQRLVKLPFLPISPLMLALILFPSMGVWAMRTRLHYFIQPLEPAELHNYSNKGHKVIYRQAQQLREKLQIKINQLLK
- a CDS encoding GNAT family N-acetyltransferase; its protein translation is MKLRIYEIADTEEIMKLFYDTVHEVNIHDYTQEQVDAWAPANMDIDVWIKGLGSKFTYVAEEQGKIVGFGELEANGHIDRFYCHKDFQRKGIAKKILEQLESKARSLKIEKLFVEASITAKPFFESQNFIVVKQQEVERRGQILRNFIMEKSI